The following is a genomic window from Chanos chanos chromosome 1, fChaCha1.1, whole genome shotgun sequence.
AGGCTCCAACTGTCATAATCTTTgaacatttaaagtaaaaaacacatttttagtgTTGGCAATACAGCGGATATATATCTGGTGTATTTGTGATCATACAATTAATTTGGCAAAAGAAAAGGTTCTAAAGGGCTTGTAGAACAAAGAAAGTTAATGTTCAGATATTAAAGCGAAGGAATGAACTTCTTCAAGCAAGTGAAGTGAACACGGTCAggtcaaatacattttttttggtcaaagtaattttattatttaaagaaTATTGATAACCAGAAAATACTGTCTTTCATATTTTGCATTTAACCTCTCAACTGGTGAGGGCTATACCACATGGACTGAGAGACTAAAATTTAAAATTGCCTCTCGCTGCTGGACTTCACATTGATCAGTAATGACTGCAAAGTATCAACGTCTACTGTCAGACAACTGTGTTGTTTACTGTAGATACAGCCCTGCTCTCTGCTGGCATGTGCAGAAATTACAACCTGTAAAGTACCTTACTAGGGTACTGTGCTCTGATGTAAGGTATAGTTTGGCCAAAATGAAGTGAGTTAGAAACTAAGCTAAGGTTTTTCATGTTAAGGTACTCAAGAGCACATGACTTTGGTAAACGTCTCAAATGTCTCCAATTCCGTCGACTGACAGCTATGGAACTTCATGGAGAGTCTACAAAAAATTGCATCAAGAACTCAGCTGCTCATCAAActattctgtaaaaaaaaatccacagtgaTGGCCAACTGGGCCCGCCCACCAAATTTTACACAAGATCATAAACATAATGGCATGTTAACTGTTTAATAATGTCGGGAATCACACCTCTGTGGATACACTTGTTTTAATATACCTTGTAGTCACTTAATAAAGTGTTCCCTTCATTTTTAACATTATACAGTTTAttgtaaaatgaatgtgtaataaTATTGTACAAAGTATACATACTttcaaaaagtgtcaaaaagtcattttgacccagtatatattttaataaatttaTTGTGTTATTCAGTACATTTATGGCTACTAAACATATGtcatgcaaaaacaaataatggcattatttctgtgCTAATGGAAAAAAATCCAAGGATAAAAAAGGTGTGATCCTACCTCTAGTTATAACATTAGTTTAATTTTGAACATTATATTGTAACTTCATTTTGTTGttataagaaaaagaaacaaaggcaGCTGTTTTCTCTACTCATTTGGGTGAATAAAGCTTACATATCAATGGCTATAATGTGTTGGCAGTCGTGACATCTGtacaaaaatgtagaaataatTCTCTGATATGGAAGCACAGAATGAGGAAAGTGGCTCCACAGAACTAAACATTGATGAAAGAGTCCGCTGAACAAGATGAGCATGAGGACAATGTTCCAGAGTTGGAAACTGGAATACACAGGTCCACAGGGTTAGATGTGAAAAGAATATATTCGATATAACTGTTAGAAAAAGATAATTCACAAAATCTGGAAGAGTTTGACTTACACCTTCCGCTCAATCTGAGAAAGACATGTAATGCAATTGCAGAGGATCCTTCAGTCCCTGATGTCTGATAGAGATGTAAAATGTATCAGCTATTGACATGCTGATGTCAGTTCGAGGTTTGAAAATAGGTTGGACTACAAACTGGACATGTGCTACAcataaaaattttaaaacagcCTCCAGTCTCAGCATCTAACTTTCGTCTTTTCTGGCCAGTCTTCAGTGGACTTATAAAACGTTCATAGAGTTTGGAAAATTTAGTTTAAAAGATTATAAATGTAATTACCCTTGTATTGCTGCGTATGTCCAATGCAGTCCAGCATTAATGAGGAACTCTCAGGACTGATCAGCATCAAGAAGAAATATTTAATTGCTGTCAAAGTTAAAAACTGGAACAAAGATTACACATACCTTCTTGTTTCGTAAGCAAAACCTTCCTTCAAGTACTTCACGAATCTGGAAGTGGAGAACAGAGATCATACTGCATGTGCACCAGTGAAACTATCcttataacagaaaaaaacataataactGATAGAGACACTGTACATACCTTCTGGTCCAGAAGGGTCCCAAACACCAAAATGAAGAAACCCTATAGATGATCACATGAGGAcatgaagaatgagagagggttacaacttgaaatcaaacaaaattcaCTCAAAAGACATTTAATGAATTTAccacaccaacaaaacaaaatgcaatgaaaaaagacagatttaaaaCAATTCATTAAAAATTAGGCATGGCTCATGTTGGTGCTATAATGATAAGAACAGTACCTGGAATGAGTTAAAGATTGCAAACAGATAATGAAGTGCAGTAGCCTCTGGATCGATCAAGATTCCTAGCCCGAATCCCCAGGTGATTCCAAAGAGTGGTGTTAAAATGGCCACACATCTGGCGATGACAACCATGGTGTTTCTCTCATCTGACTGAGTGGAATCTCCCACTCTATTATGGCAGACAATTTTGCACAAGACCACAATCATGATCAGAAAATTGATCAAGACAATGGTTAGGGCTGGAATCACAAAAGCCAGTAATGCCTTTGAGTCATCCCAGTTCAACCAGCATGATCCCTCCTTGGATACATATACTTGACGTCCAGCTGTTGCAGCAACAGTGGTTACAGATATGATAAGAGGGACAACGTAACCCAATGTAAAGGCAATAGCCAGCATAGTTCTTTTGGACATTTGAGACAAAACCATTACTGTGCGGTAGAAAAGTAAAAGCGCTGAGACCAACATCCAGAAGAACATGGCCAGGTAAAAGAAATGGATGAAGAATGCTGCTGCACTGCATGCTGACACATTTTCCTCTGGGTTTTCAATGGACGCTCCGATGATGAACCAGATGTCGACAATTAGAAGTGACACAGCAATATTGACTATAGAGACGTGTCGTATGTATGATGTCACTTGTCTTGAAACTGCTTTCCAAAAAAGGATTTCAATGATGAGGCACAAAACCAAGCTGCCCATTGACACCGCAACACCAGTAAAGGTAATATAAGACAAAGCAGGGTCTTTTGGACTGTAAGGAGACATCAGTATTGAAAAGGTTGAGGTTGTGTGATCACATTCACAGGTGACATAATGATGATTTTCCATCTTTAACTCACAACCAAATGAGCTCCAGCCTCCAGAGCCATTGAAAAGATCAAAATCCCAAAAGACACACTGTGGGGTTGCAAGAGTGGTATTAAGTTTGTGAAAACTTAGGGACATGTCATTAATGGTTTCAGTTACATTAATCAACAAAACAATCCCATTGATGATAGTGACACTGGAGTTTTGAGCATCTCTGGGAGGTAAAACATTGTTCAGATTGGAGAATGCAACTGTGGTGATGGAAACATTCCGGTCGGAAAATGCAGTTCCTGGAATGAATATTTCACCTGTTGAATTAATTCCTACTGTCTTTCTGAATGAATTCTTGAAAGAAGTTTTTGCAAATTCAatgtttgctgttttaattGTAAAGGAGCCTGGTGAGGTAGAATCAATGATGGTCTCTAATGCTTGAAGCAGTGAGGAGCTGTTACGTTGGCTTTCCGTGTTATTATTTAAACCATCCCAGACCTCCTTTGCATTATCAGATGATATGACCTCCACGGTTTCAAGGACATTCTAAGGGTGAGACGAAAgaaatgagggaagaaaaatcGCTGT
Proteins encoded in this region:
- the LOC115804626 gene encoding adhesion G-protein coupled receptor F1-like, with protein sequence MALTIDATFDSSLLDKNSARFKELKRDIESAISWAYNNIPGFLSVTVTGFRAGGIIADLAIQTTENTQAFDNAINKATSQVANNLAELDYTMDVNSFGQTGRYECIFENSSGRQIQWDEITQIQPYPNIQTTSNRKYECIERNVELECCVNSRYEVTWEGLSSVPDFACQDSNFGVGNEGDIAVGSCKENEVGSITAECQSEKWVILKDTCVLRIFQELETESENLGVDTLPAFVEKVSNATTSNQNTVTTSTRTVTSTVKIVSAIANMSQSIQVSEDIIENVLETVEVISSDNAKEVWDGLNNNTESQRNSSSLLQALETIIDSTSPGSFTIKTANIEFAKTSFKNSFRKTVGINSTGEIFIPGTAFSDRNVSITTVAFSNLNNVLPPRDAQNSSVTIINGIVLLINVTETINDMSLSFHKLNTTLATPQCVFWDFDLFNGSGGWSSFGCELKMENHHYVTCECDHTTSTFSILMSPYSPKDPALSYITFTGVAVSMGSLVLCLIIEILFWKAVSRQVTSYIRHVSIVNIAVSLLIVDIWFIIGASIENPEENVSACSAAAFFIHFFYLAMFFWMLVSALLLFYRTVMVLSQMSKRTMLAIAFTLGYVVPLIISVTTVAATAGRQVYVSKEGSCWLNWDDSKALLAFVIPALTIVLINFLIMIVVLCKIVCHNRVGDSTQSDERNTMVVIARCVAILTPLFGITWGFGLGILIDPEATALHYLFAIFNSFQGFFILVFGTLLDQKIREVLEGRFCLRNKKIERKV